The genomic interval CCGAACAAGCCGGTTATCGATACGGAACATTGCACCTTCTTTTTAAAACCGGGTAAGTGTAAGGTATGCCAGATCGTCTGTCCGGTTAAAGCCGTTGATTTCGAACAGAAAGATGAATTTGTCGAGGAAGAGGTCGGTGCGATCATCGTCGCCACCGGTTATGACCTTTATGAACCGACCAAACTCGGTGAATACGGCTATGGTAAGATCCCCGATGTGATAACCTCGCTCCAGTTCGAGAGATTGCTTTCCGCATCCGGACCCACTGCCGGTGATGTGAAGCGTATCTCAGACGGCAAGGTTCCGAAACGTGTTGTCTTTATTCAGTGCGCCGGTTCGCGGGACAAAGAGAATCATCTGGAGTACTGTTCAAAGATCTGCTGTATGTATACGGCGAAACACGCTCTCCTGTACAAACACCGCGTCCACGACGGCGAACCGATCATCTTCTATATCGATGTGAGAACCGCCGGCAAAGGATATGAGGAGTTTTATAATCGGGTGACTGATGAGGGTGCGACATATATCCGCGGCAAGGTCTCCAAGGTTTATCAGGACAACGGTAAGATCATCGTGATGGGAGCCGATACACTTTCCGGTAAACAGGTCGAGGTTGAGGCGGATATGGTCGTCCTCGCGGTCGGTATGGTACCGAAGCGCGACAGTGAAGACCTGGTGAGAAGGTTGAAGATTCAATGTGATGCAAACGAATGGCTCAGTGAAGCCCATCCCAAACTGCGTCCTGTGGAGAGCAACACTGCTGGTATTTATCTCGCCGGCGCCGCCCAGGGGCCGAAGGATATTCCAGAGGTCGTCGCCCAGGCATCCGGTGCGGCGAGTAAAGCGATCGCCATTCTCACCCAGAACGAGATTACGTTTGAACCGACGATCGCCGGAGTGGATGAAGACCTCTGCTCAGGATGTGGTATCTGTGTCGGTGTCTGTCCTTACAATGCGCGGGAGCTTGACAGAGATAAGATGGTGGTGAAGGTGACAGAGGCACTGTGTCAGGGATGCGGTTCCTGCAGTGCCGCGTGTCCTTCAGGTGCGGCGCAGCAGAAGAATCTTATTGATATACAGATTGAAGAGATGGTCACCTCAGCCTTGGAGGAAAAATGAACAACGGAAAATTTGAACCTAAAATAATCGGATTTTTCTGTAAGTGGTGTACATCAGCAGCAGCAGACCTTGCTGGTACATCAAGGAAAAAGTATCCAGCCAATCTGATCCCGATTCGCTTTTTCTGCTCTTCACGGATTGACCCACAGCATGTCCTGCATGCCTTTGAAAACGGCGCCGACGGAGTTTTGATCGGCGGCTGCCATTTCGGTGACTGTCATTATCAGGATGGAAATTACAAAACCGCACGGCGAATCGCATTGCTGCATAACTTACTCGAAGAGATGGGGATTGATAAAAGACGGCTCAGACTCGAGTGGATCTCT from candidate division WOR-3 bacterium carries:
- a CDS encoding CoB--CoM heterodisulfide reductase iron-sulfur subunit A family protein, which produces MKRIGVFICHCGINIAKTVDVEALTEEIKKYPGVEHAENYKYMCSDPGQNLVVTAIKEHKLDAVVVAACSPTLHENTFRNAAERGGLNRYVCEMANIREHCSWVHDDKAVATRKAAHIIKSIIEKVKYDEPLEPIHVNVTKRALVVGGGIAGIQAALDIANAGVETILVERGPSIGGRMAQLSETFPTLDCSQCILTPKMVEVSQHKNIKLMTYAEVEEITGSVGNFKVKIKKKAAYVDRDKCTGCGLCYEKCPIKVKSEFEEGLGERKAIYTPFPQAVPNKPVIDTEHCTFFLKPGKCKVCQIVCPVKAVDFEQKDEFVEEEVGAIIVATGYDLYEPTKLGEYGYGKIPDVITSLQFERLLSASGPTAGDVKRISDGKVPKRVVFIQCAGSRDKENHLEYCSKICCMYTAKHALLYKHRVHDGEPIIFYIDVRTAGKGYEEFYNRVTDEGATYIRGKVSKVYQDNGKIIVMGADTLSGKQVEVEADMVVLAVGMVPKRDSEDLVRRLKIQCDANEWLSEAHPKLRPVESNTAGIYLAGAAQGPKDIPEVVAQASGAASKAIAILTQNEITFEPTIAGVDEDLCSGCGICVGVCPYNARELDRDKMVVKVTEALCQGCGSCSAACPSGAAQQKNLIDIQIEEMVTSALEEK
- a CDS encoding hydrogenase iron-sulfur subunit; amino-acid sequence: MNNGKFEPKIIGFFCKWCTSAAADLAGTSRKKYPANLIPIRFFCSSRIDPQHVLHAFENGADGVLIGGCHFGDCHYQDGNYKTARRIALLHNLLEEMGIDKRRLRLEWISAAEGEKFTRVVKEFTEEIRKLGPIKGNGA